From Curtobacterium sp. SGAir0471, the proteins below share one genomic window:
- the ruvX gene encoding Holliday junction resolvase RuvX, whose amino-acid sequence MRPGRRLGVDVGKARIGVAVCDRDGLLATPVETVPRAQATDVRRIVELADEYDVLEIVVGLPLSMSGDDTPSTADARGFAELLAEHRPVRLVDERLSTVTAQRGLHQAGRNTKKSRAVIDQAAAVIILQHALDHERASSAAPGATLP is encoded by the coding sequence ATCCGTCCGGGGCGCCGTCTCGGCGTCGACGTCGGCAAGGCCCGCATCGGTGTCGCCGTCTGCGACCGGGACGGCCTGCTGGCCACCCCGGTCGAGACGGTGCCGCGGGCGCAGGCGACCGACGTCCGTCGGATCGTCGAGCTCGCGGACGAGTACGACGTGCTCGAGATCGTCGTCGGGCTGCCGCTGTCGATGTCCGGCGACGACACCCCGTCGACCGCGGACGCCAGGGGCTTCGCGGAGCTGCTGGCCGAGCACCGTCCGGTCCGCCTGGTCGACGAGCGGTTGTCCACGGTGACGGCGCAGCGCGGGTTGCACCAGGCCGGACGGAACACGAAGAAGTCCCGGGCCGTGATCGATCAAGCGGCCGCTGTTATCATCCTGCAACACGCGCTCGACCACGAGCGTGCGTCCAGCGCCGCTCCCGGCGCAACGCTCCCCTGA
- the mltG gene encoding endolytic transglycosylase MltG has product MADDLDWDAIIAPGDDAGQRRRTADPAAGSDRPMSRREARAAEAAEAERLGRPATGTDGDPASSAGEQRGRATARPASPADAPVARSDDELHPDVRALLTGELRAPDAQAVREASAGDRQDPDARAASGRDGSSAAASGSAAAASGPAEGDHGVGGTGGGRGRGGGGGGASRPPREPRPKRRRGPLIAGIVIVALVLVGGVGAYAFAAPKVQQLVSAIGGSSEPDDYTGDGTSKVTITIKQGDIGEDVAKTLQRSGVVKSSKVFYKLLLTSPDVSFQPGSYELKKEMSSKAALAALKDSANRVQASIVIPEGTALQDIEAGMVSKAGLSEAEVSAAAKDVQAYGLPAGTTTLEGWLFPATYPINPGWTAQQYFQSMVDTMKEHLAAAGVAEADQERVVVFASLVQKEAGLAADYPKVARVFQNRLDIDMPLQSDATVAYGTGNTHKVTTTDAERADAGNPYNTYVHKGLPPAPISNPGDVAIKAVTNMADGKWLYFVTVDLDTGETVFSDTYAEHQVAVKQFQAWLRAHPEYQ; this is encoded by the coding sequence TTGGCAGACGACCTGGACTGGGACGCGATCATCGCGCCCGGCGACGATGCCGGACAGCGACGACGCACCGCCGACCCCGCAGCCGGGTCCGACCGGCCGATGTCCCGCCGCGAGGCACGCGCTGCCGAAGCTGCGGAGGCCGAACGCCTCGGCCGGCCAGCGACCGGGACCGACGGCGATCCCGCCTCGTCGGCCGGCGAACAGCGTGGGCGGGCCACGGCGCGGCCCGCGTCCCCGGCGGACGCCCCGGTCGCCCGGTCGGACGACGAGCTCCACCCCGACGTGCGGGCGCTGCTCACCGGCGAGCTCCGGGCTCCGGACGCACAGGCCGTCCGCGAGGCCAGCGCCGGCGACCGGCAGGACCCGGACGCGCGGGCCGCGAGCGGTCGCGACGGTTCGTCGGCTGCCGCGAGCGGGTCCGCGGCTGCCGCGAGCGGACCTGCCGAGGGTGACCACGGGGTCGGCGGCACCGGAGGCGGACGCGGGCGGGGTGGCGGAGGCGGGGGAGCCTCCAGGCCGCCACGCGAACCGCGACCGAAGCGCCGTCGCGGGCCGCTGATCGCCGGGATCGTGATCGTCGCCCTCGTGCTGGTCGGCGGCGTCGGTGCGTACGCCTTCGCGGCGCCCAAGGTGCAGCAACTGGTCAGCGCGATCGGTGGGTCGAGTGAGCCCGACGACTACACCGGCGACGGGACGAGCAAGGTCACGATCACCATCAAGCAGGGCGACATCGGCGAGGACGTCGCGAAGACCCTGCAGCGCAGCGGGGTCGTGAAGAGCTCGAAGGTCTTCTACAAGCTGCTGCTGACCTCGCCGGACGTGTCGTTCCAGCCGGGCTCCTACGAGCTGAAGAAGGAGATGAGCTCGAAGGCCGCGCTGGCCGCGCTCAAGGACTCCGCCAACCGCGTCCAGGCCTCGATCGTGATCCCCGAGGGGACCGCACTGCAGGACATCGAGGCGGGCATGGTCTCGAAGGCGGGGCTCTCCGAGGCCGAGGTGAGCGCTGCGGCGAAGGACGTGCAGGCGTACGGGCTGCCGGCGGGCACGACGACGCTCGAGGGCTGGCTCTTCCCGGCGACCTACCCGATCAACCCCGGGTGGACCGCACAGCAGTACTTCCAGTCGATGGTGGACACCATGAAGGAGCACCTGGCGGCCGCCGGTGTCGCGGAGGCCGACCAGGAGCGCGTGGTCGTCTTCGCCTCGCTCGTGCAGAAGGAGGCCGGGCTCGCCGCCGACTACCCGAAGGTCGCCCGCGTGTTCCAGAACCGCCTCGACATCGACATGCCGCTGCAGTCGGACGCGACCGTCGCCTACGGGACGGGCAACACGCACAAGGTGACGACGACGGACGCCGAGCGCGCCGACGCCGGGAACCCGTACAACACGTACGTGCACAAGGGGCTGCCGCCGGCGCCGATCTCGAACCCGGGCGACGTGGCCATCAAGGCCGTGACGAACATGGCCGACGGGAAGTGGCTCTACTTCGTGACGGTGGACCTCGACACGGGGGAGACCGTCTTCTCGGACACGTACGCGGAGCACCAGGTCGCCGTGAAGCAGTTCCAGGCCTGGCTCCGGGCACACCCTGAGTACCAGTAG